In one Nitrospira sp. CR1.1 genomic region, the following are encoded:
- a CDS encoding D-tyrosyl-tRNA(Tyr) deacylase: protein MKAVIQRVTRASVEVEGQVVGRIGAGLLVLLGVAKGDEERDLSYIVEKVHTLRIFGDDQGKMNRSLLDVGGALLLVSQFTLLGETGKGRRPGFERAAPPESARAWYEEAVSRLRAVGLTVETGVFGAHMQVELRNDGPVTFLLDSRRES from the coding sequence ATGAAGGCGGTCATTCAGCGCGTCACACGGGCCTCTGTCGAGGTGGAGGGGCAAGTCGTCGGTCGCATTGGCGCCGGGCTTCTCGTCTTATTGGGCGTGGCGAAGGGAGATGAGGAGCGCGACCTTTCCTATATTGTTGAGAAAGTGCACACCTTACGGATTTTCGGTGATGATCAGGGCAAGATGAACCGGTCGTTGCTTGATGTCGGTGGAGCGCTGTTGCTCGTCTCGCAATTTACGCTTCTCGGTGAGACCGGGAAGGGACGACGGCCGGGGTTCGAGCGCGCGGCTCCCCCGGAGTCCGCGCGTGCATGGTATGAGGAGGCGGTGAGCCGGCTACGGGCTGTCGGCCTCACCGTGGAAACCGGAGTATTTGGGGCTCACATGCAGGTGGAACTGCGTAATGACGGGCCGGTGACCTTCCTGTTGGACAGCCGGCGAGAATCCTAA
- a CDS encoding methylated-DNA--[protein]-cysteine S-methyltransferase: protein MTQASTFKTPWGWMTVTASTKGVTSIDLSPSARVASDGPLGGDASASIVKEAQAQLLSYIDGARRDFALPIDWSTGTPFQRKVWKAIARIPYGRVRSYQWVAMRVGGKQYARAVGMALGANPVPIVVPCHRIIAHDGSLGGFSGGVPMKRRLLSLEGTLTQLRNAR, encoded by the coding sequence ATGACGCAGGCGAGCACATTCAAAACGCCTTGGGGTTGGATGACCGTCACGGCTTCCACGAAGGGAGTGACGTCAATTGATCTCTCGCCGTCGGCCCGCGTTGCGTCTGACGGCCCGCTGGGAGGCGATGCGAGTGCCTCCATTGTGAAAGAGGCGCAAGCCCAACTCTTGTCCTATATTGACGGAGCGCGTCGCGATTTTGCTCTTCCCATTGATTGGTCGACCGGCACCCCGTTTCAGCGAAAGGTGTGGAAGGCGATCGCGCGGATTCCCTACGGCCGCGTGCGGTCCTATCAGTGGGTTGCCATGCGCGTGGGAGGGAAGCAGTATGCCAGGGCCGTGGGAATGGCGCTGGGAGCGAATCCGGTTCCCATCGTCGTGCCCTGTCATCGCATCATAGCGCATGACGGCTCCTTAGGCGGGTTTTCAGGCGGAGTGCCGATGAAGCGGCGTTTGTTGAGCCTGGAAGGCACCCTGACTCAATTACGCAATGCCCGCTAG
- the murJ gene encoding murein biosynthesis integral membrane protein MurJ: protein MSEPAAPVESSRPAVDETHSVVKAAGLIGIATFSSRLLGFVRDMVLAKLFGATPAADAFFVAYRVPNLLRELFAEGSMSAAFIPVFTEYHTLKAKRDAWELASAAFTTLLTLVTAVTLIGILAAPGIVWLLAPGFRESVDQLALTTLLTQLMFPYLIFISLAALAMGILNSLRDFAAPAFSPVFFNIFTIACMLFLSPWLSEPIIAVAIGIVVGGLAQFAMQLPGLKRRGMLFGLRFNPGHPGVKRIGLLMVPSLLGLSVTQINITVSTILASYFPGGPTYLFYSMRLIQFPLGIFGVALATAILPTLSAQAARGALDDLRTTIGFGLRMIFFIILPAMAGLILLRYPIVHLVFEHGSFTKADALATATALLCYAVGLWAFAGVRIIVSAFYSLQDTRTPAVTAGVAVGANIILSLWLMTILDAAGLALATALASMLNGSILVAVLHRRLGRVDWGAIVRSGGRVLAACMPMVFICQWVASASLWAEPDQWIMKSVMLFGGIAVSISAYLGMHLMLGSDELEVVMGLAKRKLGRVARKFGAG from the coding sequence ATGTCCGAGCCCGCCGCGCCTGTTGAATCATCTCGACCAGCTGTGGATGAAACCCATTCCGTCGTCAAGGCGGCGGGTCTCATCGGCATCGCCACGTTTTCCAGCCGCCTTCTCGGGTTTGTTCGGGACATGGTGCTGGCCAAGCTCTTCGGCGCGACCCCGGCCGCCGATGCGTTTTTCGTGGCCTACCGCGTGCCGAACTTGCTTCGGGAATTATTCGCGGAAGGTTCCATGTCCGCGGCGTTCATCCCAGTCTTCACCGAGTATCACACCCTGAAAGCCAAGCGTGATGCGTGGGAGCTGGCCAGCGCAGCCTTCACGACGCTGCTGACCCTCGTCACAGCCGTGACGCTGATCGGGATTCTGGCGGCGCCCGGAATCGTCTGGCTCCTTGCGCCGGGGTTTCGCGAGAGTGTCGATCAGTTGGCGCTGACGACGCTGCTGACCCAGCTGATGTTTCCCTACCTGATCTTCATCAGTCTGGCGGCTCTGGCGATGGGGATTCTGAATTCGTTGCGTGACTTTGCGGCGCCGGCCTTCTCCCCGGTCTTCTTTAATATTTTCACGATTGCCTGCATGCTGTTCCTGTCGCCCTGGTTATCCGAGCCGATCATTGCGGTGGCGATCGGTATTGTCGTCGGCGGGTTGGCGCAGTTCGCGATGCAGCTTCCGGGGTTAAAGAGGCGCGGCATGTTGTTCGGGCTGCGGTTCAATCCCGGCCATCCCGGTGTGAAACGCATCGGACTCTTGATGGTGCCCTCACTTCTGGGATTGTCGGTGACGCAAATCAATATCACGGTGAGCACAATACTCGCGTCGTATTTCCCCGGCGGACCCACCTATTTGTTTTACAGCATGCGGTTGATCCAGTTTCCGCTGGGTATTTTCGGAGTAGCACTGGCTACCGCGATCCTTCCCACGCTCTCGGCCCAGGCCGCGCGCGGAGCGCTCGATGACCTGCGAACGACGATCGGGTTCGGTCTCAGAATGATATTTTTCATCATCCTCCCGGCGATGGCGGGCCTCATCCTCCTGCGCTATCCGATCGTCCATCTGGTGTTTGAACACGGATCGTTCACCAAAGCCGACGCCCTGGCCACCGCGACCGCGCTCCTCTGTTACGCTGTCGGACTGTGGGCGTTTGCAGGAGTGCGAATCATTGTGTCCGCGTTTTACTCGCTCCAGGATACGCGGACTCCAGCGGTGACGGCTGGGGTTGCGGTTGGAGCGAATATTATTCTGTCATTGTGGTTGATGACGATATTGGATGCCGCCGGGTTGGCATTGGCGACGGCACTGGCCTCGATGCTCAATGGCAGTATTCTCGTGGCCGTGTTGCACCGGCGGCTAGGCCGTGTGGACTGGGGTGCGATCGTGCGATCGGGTGGACGGGTGCTGGCTGCCTGCATGCCAATGGTTTTCATCTGCCAGTGGGTGGCGAGCGCGTCCCTGTGGGCGGAACCTGATCAATGGATCATGAAGTCCGTCATGCTGTTTGGTGGGATCGCGGTCAGCATCAGCGCGTATCTTGGCATGCACCTCATGCTTGGGTCAGACGAACTGGAGGTGGTCATGGGACTGGCGAAACGCAAACTCGGCCGGGTCGCGCGCAAATTCGGGGCAGGATGA
- a CDS encoding LemA family protein, translated as MSGSRVMGANVVVAILLTLSGCGYNDLQGLDEDSKAAWSEVINQYQRRADLIPNLVNTVKGYATHEKETLEGVVQARAKATSVQITPELLKDEAAFRKFQEAQQGLSSALGRLLALAENYPNLKADQGFRDLQSQLEGTENRIAVARKRYIEKVAEFNKMVRYFPTNLTAKFVLHLDEKANFTVADEKAVAKPPEVKF; from the coding sequence ATGTCTGGTTCACGAGTAATGGGCGCGAATGTGGTAGTCGCCATTCTGCTGACCCTGTCCGGTTGCGGCTACAATGATTTGCAAGGGCTGGATGAGGACTCGAAAGCCGCCTGGAGCGAGGTCATCAATCAGTATCAACGGCGGGCCGATCTCATTCCGAATTTGGTGAACACGGTCAAGGGATATGCGACGCATGAAAAGGAAACATTGGAAGGCGTGGTGCAAGCACGCGCCAAGGCGACCAGTGTTCAAATCACACCGGAGTTACTGAAGGACGAGGCCGCGTTCAGGAAATTTCAGGAGGCGCAGCAAGGTCTATCAAGCGCCTTAGGCCGATTACTTGCCTTAGCCGAAAATTATCCCAATCTCAAGGCCGATCAGGGGTTCCGGGATCTTCAAAGCCAGCTGGAAGGGACCGAGAACCGTATTGCCGTCGCGCGGAAACGCTATATCGAGAAGGTGGCGGAGTTTAACAAGATGGTGCGCTACTTTCCCACAAACCTGACGGCCAAGTTTGTCCTCCATTTAGACGAGAAGGCGAACTTCACTGTCGCGGACGAAAAGGCAGTCGCGAAGCCGCCGGAAGTGAAGTTCTAA
- the xth gene encoding exodeoxyribonuclease III, with protein sequence MKVATFNVNSLRKRLPIVLQWLERHQPDVLCLQETKVQDSEFPLAALATSGYEITFRGMKAYNGVAVLSRTKPESVCYGFDDGGEAEDARLLRVVIQGIPIINTYVPQGFEIDSPKYQYKLGWYDRLLKHFDMHLSPKEPAIWCGDMNVAPRPIDVHSPEKHLKHVCYHEDARKAYGKTIAWGFEDVFCKLYPDRQQFTFFDYRAPSALAANKGWRIDHILATAPLAQKCQRVDVDLEPRRATDASDHTVLWADFEI encoded by the coding sequence ATGAAAGTCGCCACCTTCAACGTCAACTCACTGCGGAAACGTCTTCCGATCGTCTTGCAGTGGCTGGAGCGCCATCAGCCTGATGTGCTCTGCCTGCAGGAAACCAAAGTGCAAGACAGCGAATTTCCTCTTGCCGCGCTCGCGACGTCGGGATATGAGATCACGTTCCGGGGTATGAAGGCCTACAATGGCGTCGCCGTACTGAGTCGGACGAAGCCTGAATCTGTCTGTTACGGATTTGACGATGGCGGAGAAGCGGAGGATGCCAGGCTGCTGCGGGTCGTCATTCAGGGGATTCCAATCATCAACACCTATGTGCCGCAGGGGTTTGAGATCGATTCCCCGAAATATCAATATAAACTGGGTTGGTACGACCGCTTACTGAAGCACTTTGATATGCATCTCTCCCCGAAGGAGCCGGCGATCTGGTGTGGAGACATGAATGTGGCCCCAAGACCCATTGATGTCCACAGCCCGGAGAAACATCTGAAACATGTCTGCTACCACGAAGACGCGCGCAAAGCCTATGGGAAGACGATTGCGTGGGGCTTCGAAGATGTGTTCTGCAAACTGTATCCAGATCGCCAGCAGTTCACGTTTTTTGACTACCGTGCGCCGAGTGCCTTAGCTGCCAATAAAGGGTGGCGGATCGACCATATTCTTGCCACGGCGCCGTTGGCTCAGAAATGTCAGCGCGTCGATGTTGATTTAGAGCCTCGCCGTGCCACCGATGCTTCCGATCACACCGTGCTTTGGGCCGACTTCGAGATTTAA
- a CDS encoding tetratricopeptide repeat protein, protein MRRPALVGLCALLLFMAWSCGQQTWEAAMQAGEVAVQRGQLGEAEQIYAAALKKAEEFGPHDRRVAVTLAHLAQVYSTQGKFVEAEPVYLEALKIYQEVHGENHLDVAAMLNNLGVLHRKHGQFADAQRLLTRALAIKEKLLGPDHLEVALAVNNLAAMYAAQGDTAQAAALFARALAIREKQLGPDHPDVAKSVIDYAGALRKIGRTPEADALEGRAAAIRSKTKS, encoded by the coding sequence ATGAGGCGGCCTGCTCTCGTCGGTTTGTGCGCGCTCTTGCTGTTCATGGCCTGGTCTTGTGGGCAACAGACGTGGGAGGCGGCCATGCAGGCCGGTGAAGTGGCCGTGCAGCGAGGACAATTGGGAGAAGCCGAACAGATTTATGCTGCAGCGTTGAAGAAAGCGGAGGAGTTCGGTCCCCATGACCGGCGCGTCGCCGTGACCTTGGCGCATCTGGCTCAGGTGTATAGCACGCAAGGGAAATTTGTAGAGGCCGAACCCGTCTATTTGGAAGCGCTCAAGATTTACCAGGAGGTCCACGGCGAGAACCACCTCGATGTCGCGGCCATGTTGAACAATCTCGGGGTACTGCATCGCAAGCACGGACAATTCGCGGACGCACAGCGGCTGTTGACCCGGGCACTCGCGATCAAAGAGAAACTTCTCGGTCCGGATCATCTCGAGGTGGCCTTGGCAGTGAACAATTTAGCCGCCATGTACGCCGCTCAAGGCGATACAGCACAGGCGGCGGCGCTCTTCGCGAGGGCGTTGGCGATCAGGGAAAAACAATTAGGGCCTGACCATCCGGATGTGGCCAAGAGTGTGATCGATTATGCGGGAGCGTTACGAAAGATCGGTCGCACTCCTGAAGCAGACGCGCTCGAGGGGCGAGCCGCTGCGATTCGCTCGAAAACGAAGTCGTAG
- a CDS encoding FAD-dependent oxidoreductase, with protein MPSQLSQKNERRHDVVVIGGGSAGYAAARTACEAGADVAIVDQGPLGGLCILRGCMPTKTILRSAEIMALMKRAREFGLAPVTARADLSAIVDRKNRLVQEFADYRIAALRDPRFTLYESHAEFVSPHEICAGGLRIRGDAFVIATGSSVAKVAIPGLSEAGYVTSDEMLDVRQTPASLVVLGGGLVAVEFAQFFSRIGTKVTMLQRGATLLSDMDQDVGQALASAFQGEGIEVITGVSFTRVASSPTGKTVHFLWNGVSHTRSADVILHALGRRPNLKGLNVEAAGVDVFDGRLAVGADMRTSQPHIFAVGDVNDLTPIVHLAIQQGETAAFNATHPDVPARVIDHRLDSEMVFTDPQVAIAGLSGRQCREQAIPYLTASYPFADHGKAMCLGALAGFVKLLCRPDNGELIGAQIVGPEAAELIHELIAVMYFHGTAQDLLRIPHYHPTLAEIVTYPAESILEQMGRI; from the coding sequence ATGCCATCACAACTCTCTCAGAAGAACGAGCGTCGGCACGATGTCGTGGTCATCGGCGGCGGGTCGGCGGGTTATGCCGCTGCGCGGACGGCGTGCGAAGCCGGAGCCGATGTGGCGATCGTCGATCAGGGGCCGTTGGGAGGCTTGTGTATTTTGCGTGGCTGCATGCCCACAAAGACCATTCTCCGGTCAGCCGAAATCATGGCGCTGATGAAGCGCGCGCGGGAGTTCGGGTTGGCGCCTGTCACCGCCCGGGCTGACCTCTCGGCCATCGTCGACCGGAAGAACCGGCTGGTGCAGGAGTTTGCCGATTATCGCATCGCCGCGTTGCGCGATCCGCGGTTCACGCTGTACGAATCGCACGCCGAATTCGTCTCCCCGCATGAGATTTGTGCCGGAGGGTTGCGCATTCGAGGTGACGCGTTTGTGATCGCCACCGGATCCAGTGTGGCGAAGGTGGCCATCCCCGGATTGTCTGAGGCGGGGTACGTGACAAGCGACGAAATGCTCGATGTGCGTCAGACACCGGCCTCGCTTGTGGTATTGGGCGGCGGCCTGGTGGCGGTCGAGTTCGCGCAATTTTTTTCCCGGATCGGCACGAAGGTCACCATGCTTCAGCGTGGTGCGACGCTGTTGTCCGATATGGACCAGGATGTCGGTCAGGCGTTGGCCTCTGCCTTTCAGGGCGAGGGTATCGAGGTGATCACCGGAGTGTCGTTCACGCGGGTGGCCTCGTCGCCAACCGGCAAGACCGTGCACTTCCTGTGGAATGGGGTCTCGCACACCCGTTCGGCCGACGTTATTCTTCACGCTCTCGGTCGTCGTCCCAACCTGAAGGGGCTCAATGTGGAAGCGGCCGGGGTGGATGTCTTCGATGGTCGTCTGGCAGTCGGGGCTGATATGCGGACCTCGCAACCGCATATTTTTGCCGTTGGCGATGTGAACGATCTCACGCCGATCGTCCATTTGGCGATCCAGCAAGGAGAAACGGCTGCCTTCAACGCGACTCATCCGGATGTGCCAGCGCGGGTCATCGACCATCGGTTAGATAGCGAAATGGTGTTTACGGATCCGCAAGTGGCTATTGCCGGCCTCAGTGGGCGCCAGTGCCGTGAACAGGCGATTCCCTATCTGACGGCTTCGTACCCGTTTGCCGACCATGGGAAGGCGATGTGTCTCGGAGCTCTCGCAGGATTCGTGAAATTGTTGTGTCGCCCGGACAATGGCGAACTGATCGGCGCGCAGATCGTGGGGCCTGAAGCGGCGGAACTCATTCACGAACTCATCGCGGTCATGTATTTTCACGGGACGGCGCAGGACTTGTTGCGCATCCCGCACTATCATCCGACGCTGGCAGAGATTGTGACCTATCCAGCTGAATCCATCCTCGAGCAGATGGGGCGGATATGA
- a CDS encoding DUF1653 domain-containing protein has protein sequence MIKPGRYRHYKGNDYEVLGVARHSETEEEYVVYRQLYGAGGLWIRPMTMFSESVSIGGEVVPRFRRLEEGPA, from the coding sequence ATGATCAAACCCGGTCGCTATCGTCACTATAAAGGGAACGACTATGAAGTGCTCGGGGTGGCCCGGCATTCAGAAACCGAGGAGGAATACGTCGTCTATCGTCAACTCTATGGAGCAGGCGGCTTGTGGATCAGACCGATGACCATGTTTTCGGAATCGGTCTCCATCGGCGGCGAGGTCGTGCCCAGATTCCGGCGCTTAGAGGAAGGTCCAGCGTGA
- a CDS encoding MEKHLA domain-containing protein, whose protein sequence is MLDSYRHCVGRELMERVDGAEAQAQALFTAPIVVVSHGMQDDPILNYGSQLALTLWEMTWEQLVHTPSRLTAEPVNRTERESMLERARTQGYIDNYRGIRISSSGRRFLIEQALVWNVADRAGHRRGQAATFSRWTFL, encoded by the coding sequence ATGCTCGACAGCTATCGCCATTGTGTCGGTCGAGAGTTGATGGAGCGGGTGGATGGGGCTGAAGCTCAGGCTCAGGCGCTGTTCACTGCCCCGATCGTGGTGGTCTCACATGGGATGCAAGACGATCCGATCCTGAATTACGGATCGCAACTCGCGCTCACGCTCTGGGAGATGACCTGGGAGCAGCTGGTGCATACCCCATCCCGTCTGACGGCGGAACCGGTGAACCGTACGGAGCGTGAATCGATGCTTGAACGCGCCCGCACCCAGGGATATATCGACAATTACCGGGGAATCAGAATATCGAGCAGCGGGCGGCGGTTTCTGATCGAGCAGGCTCTCGTGTGGAATGTGGCCGATCGGGCTGGTCATCGCCGGGGGCAGGCGGCGACGTTCTCACGCTGGACCTTCCTCTAA
- the leuC gene encoding 3-isopropylmalate dehydratase large subunit, whose translation MAAQTLFEKIWNDHVVRAEPDGTTLLYIDRHLVHEVTSPQAFEGLTVAGRTPRRPAAALAVPDHNVPTTDRRIAIADPISAKQIQTLDDNCRTFGITLFGMNDIRQGVVHVIGPEQGFTLPGMTIVCGDSHTSTHGAFGALAFGIGTSEVEHVLATQCLVQKRPKTMEVRVDGQLSPRCSAKDVILAIIGKIGTAGGTGYVIEYTGSAIRALSMEGRMTLCNMSIEGGARAGMVAPDETTFAYIKGRPMAPKGALWDQAVAAWRHLSTDAGAKYDAVVELRAETIAPQVTWGTSPGMVTGVDGTVPDPSTMRDDKLRQATERAIEYMALTPGMPIRDIRIDKVFIGSCTNSRIEDLRLAASFAKGKKVAGSVHAMVVPGSGLVKQQAEQEGLDRIFKESGFEWREAGCSMCLAMNADVLQPGERCASTSNRNFEGRQGAGGRTHLVSPAMAVAAAIEGHFVDIRQWS comes from the coding sequence ATGGCTGCACAGACACTGTTCGAAAAAATTTGGAACGACCACGTGGTTCGGGCGGAACCGGATGGAACCACGTTGCTCTATATCGACCGCCATCTGGTGCACGAAGTCACCTCGCCGCAGGCCTTCGAAGGGCTGACGGTCGCGGGTCGCACCCCGCGCCGACCGGCCGCCGCACTCGCGGTCCCCGACCACAATGTCCCGACGACCGACCGCCGCATCGCCATTGCCGATCCGATCAGCGCCAAACAAATTCAAACGCTGGATGATAACTGCCGGACCTTCGGCATCACCCTATTCGGCATGAACGACATCCGGCAAGGCGTTGTCCATGTCATCGGCCCTGAGCAAGGATTCACGCTCCCTGGCATGACGATCGTCTGCGGAGACTCCCATACGTCCACGCACGGCGCCTTCGGCGCACTCGCCTTCGGGATCGGCACCAGCGAAGTCGAACATGTGCTGGCGACGCAATGTCTCGTGCAGAAGCGCCCCAAGACCATGGAAGTCCGGGTAGACGGCCAACTCTCCCCGCGCTGCTCCGCCAAGGACGTGATCCTCGCCATCATCGGCAAGATCGGGACAGCAGGCGGAACAGGCTACGTCATCGAATATACAGGCTCCGCCATTCGCGCCCTCAGCATGGAAGGCCGCATGACGCTCTGCAATATGTCGATCGAGGGCGGCGCCCGCGCCGGCATGGTCGCCCCGGACGAGACCACCTTCGCCTACATCAAAGGCCGTCCGATGGCGCCGAAGGGGGCACTCTGGGATCAGGCCGTGGCAGCCTGGCGGCACCTCAGCACCGATGCCGGCGCGAAGTACGATGCCGTCGTCGAATTACGCGCTGAAACGATTGCGCCGCAAGTGACCTGGGGAACCAGCCCCGGCATGGTGACCGGCGTGGATGGCACTGTGCCGGACCCCAGCACCATGCGGGATGACAAACTCCGCCAGGCCACTGAGCGAGCCATCGAGTATATGGCCCTGACGCCCGGCATGCCGATCCGCGACATCCGGATCGATAAGGTCTTCATCGGGTCTTGCACCAATTCGCGAATCGAAGACTTGCGCCTGGCCGCCTCCTTCGCCAAAGGCAAGAAGGTCGCCGGCAGCGTGCACGCCATGGTCGTCCCGGGATCAGGCCTGGTGAAGCAGCAGGCGGAACAAGAGGGCCTGGATCGCATCTTCAAGGAATCTGGATTCGAATGGCGGGAGGCAGGATGCAGCATGTGTCTGGCGATGAATGCCGATGTTCTGCAACCGGGCGAACGCTGCGCTTCGACCAGCAACAGAAACTTCGAGGGCCGTCAGGGGGCCGGGGGACGAACACATCTCGTGTCGCCGGCTATGGCGGTGGCCGCCGCGATCGAGGGACATTTCGTCGACATTCGTCAGTGGTCATAG
- the leuD gene encoding 3-isopropylmalate dehydratase small subunit, with translation MEAFTTLTGLVAPLDRLNVDTDQIIPKQFLKTIKRTGLREGLFYDWRRRKDGSQDPEFFLNQPRYQQATVLLARDNFGCGSSREHAPWALLDQGFRCVLAPSFADIFYNNCFQNGILPVVLKGSDIQALFERVAAREGYRLTIDLAAQQVTTPEGAAYHFEIDPFRKDCLYRGLDAIGLTLQHAAQIGEYEQRRRTQAPWLFQDVR, from the coding sequence ATGGAAGCATTCACCACTCTCACCGGCCTGGTCGCGCCACTGGACCGGCTCAACGTCGATACGGATCAGATCATACCGAAGCAGTTTTTGAAAACGATCAAGCGAACGGGCCTGCGGGAAGGATTGTTCTACGATTGGCGGCGGCGAAAGGATGGATCGCAAGATCCCGAGTTTTTCCTGAACCAGCCGCGCTATCAGCAGGCTACGGTGCTCCTGGCCCGTGACAACTTCGGCTGCGGGTCGTCACGCGAACATGCCCCCTGGGCGCTCCTGGATCAGGGATTTCGCTGCGTCCTGGCTCCTAGCTTTGCGGATATTTTCTACAATAATTGCTTTCAGAACGGCATTCTCCCGGTGGTGCTGAAAGGCTCGGACATCCAGGCATTGTTTGAGCGTGTCGCGGCTCGCGAGGGCTATCGGCTCACGATCGACCTGGCGGCCCAGCAAGTGACGACGCCTGAGGGCGCGGCCTATCACTTCGAGATCGACCCCTTCCGGAAAGATTGCTTATATCGCGGATTGGACGCGATCGGCCTGACACTCCAGCACGCGGCGCAAATCGGCGAATACGAACAACGCCGCCGCACACAGGCCCCCTGGCTGTTTCAAGACGTGAGGTAA